Proteins from a genomic interval of Streptomyces sp. NBC_00820:
- the cimA gene encoding citramalate synthase, with product MTETSELDDSFHVFDTTLRDGAQREGINLTVADKLAIARHLDDFGVGFIEGGWPGANPRDTEFFARAQQEIDFRHARLVAFGATRRAGARAADDPQVKALLDSGAPVITLVAKAHDRHVELALRTTLDENLEMVRDTVSHLCAQGRRVFVDCEHFFDGYRANPEYAKAVVRTAAEAGADVVILCDTNGGMLPAQIHAVVATVLADTGARLGIHAQDDTGCAVANTLAAVDAGATHVQCTANGYGERVGNANLFPVVAALELKYGKKVLPDGRLRDMTRVSHAIAEVVNLTPSTHQPYVGVSAFAHKAGLHASAIKIDPDLYQHTDPALVGNTMRMLVSDMAGRASVELKGKELGIDLGGDRELIGRVVDRVKERELKGYTYEAADASFELLLRAEVQGKPLKYFEVDSWRAIVEDRPDGTHANEATVKLWAMSERIVATAEGNGPVNALDRAMRVALEKIYPQLVKLDLVDYKVRILEGKHGTHSTTRVLISTSDGAGEWSTVGVADNVIAASWQALQDAYTYGLLRAGVEPAAAQ from the coding sequence ATGACGGAAACCAGCGAACTCGACGATTCGTTCCACGTCTTCGACACCACGCTGCGCGACGGCGCGCAGCGCGAGGGCATCAACCTCACGGTCGCGGACAAGCTGGCCATCGCACGGCATCTGGACGACTTCGGCGTGGGATTCATCGAGGGCGGCTGGCCCGGCGCGAACCCCCGGGACACCGAGTTCTTCGCCCGTGCCCAGCAGGAGATCGACTTCCGGCACGCCCGGCTCGTCGCCTTCGGCGCCACCCGCCGCGCGGGTGCCAGGGCCGCCGACGATCCGCAGGTCAAGGCGCTCCTGGACTCGGGCGCCCCGGTGATCACGCTGGTGGCCAAGGCGCACGACCGGCATGTGGAGCTGGCCCTGCGCACCACCCTGGACGAGAACCTGGAGATGGTCCGCGACACGGTCTCCCACCTGTGCGCGCAGGGCCGCCGGGTCTTCGTCGACTGCGAGCACTTCTTCGACGGCTACCGCGCGAACCCGGAGTACGCCAAGGCGGTCGTCCGTACGGCCGCGGAGGCCGGCGCGGACGTCGTCATCCTCTGCGACACCAACGGCGGCATGCTCCCCGCCCAGATCCACGCGGTCGTCGCGACCGTCCTCGCCGACACCGGCGCCCGGCTCGGCATCCACGCCCAGGACGACACCGGCTGCGCGGTCGCCAACACCCTCGCCGCCGTCGACGCGGGCGCCACCCACGTGCAGTGCACGGCCAACGGCTACGGCGAGCGCGTCGGCAACGCCAACCTCTTCCCGGTCGTCGCCGCCCTGGAGCTGAAGTACGGCAAGAAGGTCCTGCCCGACGGGCGGCTGCGCGACATGACCCGCGTCTCGCACGCCATCGCCGAGGTCGTCAACCTCACCCCCTCGACCCACCAGCCCTACGTCGGCGTCTCCGCCTTCGCGCACAAGGCCGGCCTGCACGCCTCCGCGATCAAGATCGACCCCGACCTGTACCAGCACACCGACCCCGCCCTGGTCGGCAACACCATGCGCATGCTCGTCTCCGACATGGCCGGCCGCGCCTCGGTCGAGCTGAAGGGCAAGGAACTCGGCATCGACCTCGGCGGCGACCGCGAGCTGATCGGCCGGGTGGTCGACCGGGTCAAGGAACGCGAGCTCAAGGGCTACACCTACGAGGCCGCGGACGCCTCCTTCGAGCTGCTGCTGCGCGCCGAGGTGCAGGGCAAGCCGCTGAAGTACTTCGAGGTCGACTCCTGGCGGGCGATCGTCGAGGACCGCCCCGACGGCACCCACGCCAACGAGGCCACGGTCAAGCTGTGGGCGATGAGCGAGCGCATCGTCGCCACCGCCGAGGGCAACGGCCCCGTCAACGCCCTCGACCGGGCGATGCGCGTGGCCCTGGAGAAGATCTACCCCCAGCTCGTCAAGCTGGACCTGGTGGACTACAAGGTCCGCATCCTGGAGGGCAAGCACGGCACCCACTCCACCACCCGGGTCCTGATCTCCACCAGCGACGGCGCGGGCGAGTGGTCCACGGTCGGCGTGGCGGACAACGTCATCGCCGCCTCCTGGCAGGCACTCCAGGACGCCTACACCTACGGCCTGCTGCGCGCCGGGGTGGAGCCGGCCGCCGCCCAGTAG
- a CDS encoding GOLPH3/VPS74 family protein, whose protein sequence is MTTPQDLLIVALDAPPASRPAQGDLSLALAGAELLDLLEVGALVVEDDRVVPSAERVTGDVLLDGAAASLVRQTPYETVEDWLWRRGRGLADAYATALEEQEQPAGTRRHWLRRRSAPASPPDSPARRRAADRWAAREPVLVGLADALGIEDPPPVDPEEIADDSVVTVLAAVGEALTELEGVRQRHRIEEDAYDNVWRAP, encoded by the coding sequence ATGACCACACCCCAGGATCTGCTGATCGTCGCCCTGGACGCCCCGCCCGCGAGCCGTCCGGCCCAGGGCGACCTGTCTCTCGCCCTCGCCGGCGCGGAGCTCCTCGACCTCCTGGAGGTCGGCGCGCTCGTGGTGGAGGACGACCGTGTCGTCCCGTCCGCCGAGCGCGTCACGGGTGACGTCCTGCTGGACGGGGCGGCGGCGTCCCTCGTCCGGCAGACGCCGTACGAGACGGTCGAGGACTGGCTGTGGCGGCGCGGACGCGGCCTGGCCGACGCCTACGCCACCGCTCTGGAGGAACAGGAGCAGCCGGCCGGGACGCGCCGGCACTGGCTGCGCCGGCGCTCCGCGCCCGCCTCGCCCCCGGACTCACCGGCCCGGCGCCGCGCGGCCGACCGCTGGGCCGCGCGCGAACCGGTCCTGGTGGGCCTCGCGGACGCGCTCGGTATCGAGGACCCCCCGCCGGTGGACCCCGAGGAGATCGCGGACGACTCGGTGGTGACCGTCCTGGCCGCCGTCGGCGAGGCCCTGACCGAGCTGGAGGGCGTGCGCCAGCGGCACCGGATCGAGGAGGACGCCTACGACAACGTCTGGCGGGCCCCCTGA
- a CDS encoding ricin-type beta-trefoil lectin domain protein, with the protein MRRPLRAARLLLAGLLTTAGLTTLGIPTAHAAGEQVTAWLTTTDDSAGRHVVRGLQAQTPFAFQSGTGGTGENITVDENTRYQTFTGGGASFTDTAAWLLNSSGALSQATRDATMRKLFSPADGIGLSFLRNPMGASDLARSGYTYDDVPAGQSDPDLARFSLAHDLADVAPLTRQALQLNPSLTVMASPWTAPAWMKDSGSLNGGWLKAEDYGAYAAYFVKYLQAYQAQGVKVSYVTAQNEPTCCSGYPSMSWNASGLAYFTKSELLPRLQAAGLPAKVLAHDWNWDSYDSYAAQTVDDPAVRNHPNFGGIAWHGYGGDIAKQTTVHNQYPGLDAFGTEHSGGTWIADQQHEDMSNIIDYTRNWAKSVTKWSLAVDQNMGPHNGGCGTCTGLVTVHNGDARGGTVDYTVEYYDMGHLTKFVRPGAQRIASTASTTVPNVAWRNPDGSKALIAYNGSSSARTVTIDWGSQHATYSLPGKTSATFTWSGTPSGGVGQSGSLVGLAGKCLDVAGGSSTDGAAVQLYDCNGTAAQTWTVQADGSVQGLGKCLDVTAGSTADGAKVQLYGCNGTGAQRWSYNAATGDVVNSAAGKCLDVTDNSSANGARAQIWSCTGAANQKWHLQ; encoded by the coding sequence ATGAGACGACCCCTGCGCGCGGCCCGGCTGCTACTGGCCGGGCTGCTGACCACCGCCGGGCTGACGACCCTGGGCATCCCCACCGCGCACGCGGCCGGCGAGCAGGTGACGGCCTGGCTCACCACCACCGACGACTCCGCCGGACGGCATGTGGTGCGCGGACTCCAGGCGCAGACGCCGTTCGCCTTCCAGTCCGGGACCGGTGGCACCGGCGAGAACATCACCGTCGACGAGAACACCCGGTACCAGACCTTCACCGGCGGCGGCGCGTCCTTCACGGACACCGCGGCATGGCTGCTGAACAGCAGCGGAGCACTGTCGCAGGCGACGCGGGACGCGACCATGCGCAAGCTGTTCTCGCCGGCGGACGGGATCGGGCTGTCCTTCCTGCGCAACCCGATGGGCGCCTCGGACCTCGCGCGCTCCGGCTACACGTACGACGACGTGCCGGCCGGCCAGAGCGACCCGGATCTGGCCAGGTTCTCCCTCGCACACGACCTCGCCGACGTGGCCCCGCTGACGAGACAGGCTCTCCAGCTGAACCCGTCGCTGACCGTGATGGCGTCGCCGTGGACGGCTCCGGCCTGGATGAAGGACAGCGGTTCGCTCAACGGCGGCTGGCTGAAGGCGGAGGACTACGGGGCCTACGCCGCGTACTTCGTGAAGTACCTCCAGGCCTACCAGGCCCAGGGCGTCAAGGTCTCGTACGTCACCGCGCAGAACGAGCCGACCTGCTGCTCGGGCTATCCCTCCATGAGCTGGAACGCGAGCGGGCTGGCCTACTTCACCAAGAGCGAGCTGCTGCCGAGGCTCCAGGCGGCGGGCCTTCCGGCGAAGGTGCTCGCGCACGACTGGAACTGGGACTCCTACGACTCCTACGCCGCCCAGACCGTGGACGACCCGGCCGTCCGCAACCACCCCAACTTCGGCGGGATCGCCTGGCACGGCTACGGCGGTGACATCGCCAAGCAGACCACCGTCCACAACCAGTACCCGGGCCTCGACGCCTTCGGCACCGAACACTCCGGCGGCACCTGGATCGCCGACCAGCAGCACGAGGACATGTCCAACATCATCGACTACACGCGCAACTGGGCGAAGTCGGTGACCAAGTGGTCGCTGGCGGTGGACCAGAACATGGGCCCGCACAACGGCGGCTGCGGCACCTGCACCGGCCTGGTCACCGTGCACAACGGCGACGCGCGCGGCGGGACCGTGGACTACACGGTCGAGTACTACGACATGGGACACCTGACGAAGTTCGTCCGGCCGGGCGCCCAGCGCATCGCCTCCACGGCGTCCACCACCGTGCCCAACGTGGCATGGCGCAATCCGGACGGCAGCAAGGCCCTGATCGCCTACAACGGGTCGTCCTCGGCGCGGACGGTCACCATCGACTGGGGCTCGCAGCACGCCACTTACTCCCTGCCGGGGAAGACCTCCGCGACCTTCACCTGGTCCGGCACCCCGTCGGGCGGCGTCGGGCAGAGCGGTTCCCTCGTGGGCCTGGCCGGCAAGTGCCTGGACGTGGCGGGCGGTTCGAGCACCGACGGCGCGGCCGTGCAGCTCTACGACTGCAACGGCACCGCGGCCCAGACGTGGACCGTGCAGGCCGACGGGTCCGTGCAGGGGCTCGGCAAGTGCCTGGACGTGACGGCCGGTTCGACGGCGGACGGGGCGAAGGTGCAGTTGTACGGGTGCAACGGAACCGGGGCCCAGCGGTGGTCGTACAACGCCGCCACGGGTGACGTCGTGAACAGCGCCGCCGGCAAGTGCCTGGACGTCACGGACAACTCGTCGGCGAACGGGGCCCGCGCCCAGATCTGGTCGTGCACCGGGGCCGCCAACCAGAAGTGGCACCTGCAGTAG
- a CDS encoding glycoside hydrolase family 3 N-terminal domain-containing protein, producing the protein MRRTALLASAALLTALLPLTAVATASGADDPPPVPVDRFEGEVPFAAQPAEGIFTWGGDADDPPALELADRPDAPEGAKVLTGTYDISGYGGFTHDFAAGEPAHDWSAHQGIRFWWDGQDSGRKLAFEIKDGGANGEASELWTTSFTDDFTGWKQILIPFTDFTYRTDYQPVGGIDHVLGLTQMWGYALTLPVGLKGRFAMDDVELYGRADQSLRASVTADSAVHPVKEGGTATLKVTVATTGAAPLDDPVTVTYATGGGTAEPGKDYTPASGTLTFPAGTASGASRTIRVATLKDKAAEPAETVPVALTVTGAKAPAEMPQVVIDAHGLPYLDTKLPVKKRVADLLGRLSLAEKAGQMTQAERGAVGTGDDIAAYGLGSLLSGGGSTPTPNTPEAWAKMIDAFQLRSRATRFQIPLIYGVDAVHGHNNLVGATVMPHNIGIGATRDPALAEKAGAVTAAEVRATGIPWDFAPCLCVSRDERWGRSYESFGEDPALVESMETVIQGLQGRADGRDLSRDDKVLATAKHFVGDGGTAYGSSTTGSYKTDQGVTKVTRQELEAVHLAPFGTAVDRGVGTVMPSYSSLDVIGDGQGPVKMHARADMINGVLKGRMGFDGFVISDWNAIDQLPGDYGSHVRTSVNAGVDMMMVPYTYKDFTKTLTDEVRAGRISERRIDDAVSRVLTQKFRLGLFEHPYADTSGAAAIGSPAHRAVARRAAAESQVLLKNSGGLLPLKKSQKVYVAGSNADDIGNQSGGWTVTWQGSSGNIVPGTTVLQGMREAGGNVTYSKDASAPTNGYDVGVVVVGETPYAEGVGDVGNGPAHTLTLSAADQAAVDKVCAAMKCAVLTVSGRPQLIGDRLGDVDALVASWLPGTEGEGVADVLYGKRPFTGQLPVTWPRSEAQLPINVGDASYDPQFPYGWGLTTLTHVPDGGAATLRALGKAAAVAERAGADRTGRELVTKARLIVQRKAGQRITEALAGPFADADNALLTGRYGEAVRKLTEAYRAA; encoded by the coding sequence ATGCGAAGAACCGCCCTGCTCGCCTCCGCCGCTCTGCTGACCGCACTGCTCCCGCTGACCGCCGTCGCCACCGCCTCCGGTGCCGACGACCCGCCCCCCGTGCCCGTCGACCGCTTCGAGGGCGAGGTCCCCTTCGCCGCCCAGCCCGCCGAGGGCATCTTCACCTGGGGCGGCGACGCCGACGACCCGCCCGCCCTGGAACTGGCGGACCGCCCCGACGCCCCGGAGGGCGCCAAGGTCCTCACCGGCACCTACGACATCAGCGGCTACGGCGGCTTCACCCACGACTTCGCCGCCGGTGAACCGGCCCACGACTGGTCCGCGCACCAGGGCATCCGCTTCTGGTGGGACGGCCAGGACAGCGGCAGGAAGCTCGCCTTCGAGATCAAGGACGGCGGCGCGAACGGCGAGGCGTCCGAGCTGTGGACGACGTCCTTCACCGACGACTTCACCGGCTGGAAACAGATCCTGATCCCGTTCACCGACTTCACCTACCGCACGGACTACCAGCCCGTCGGCGGCATCGACCACGTCCTCGGACTCACGCAGATGTGGGGATACGCCCTCACCCTCCCCGTCGGCCTCAAGGGCCGCTTCGCCATGGACGACGTCGAGCTGTACGGCAGGGCGGACCAGTCGCTGCGCGCCTCCGTCACCGCCGACTCCGCCGTCCACCCGGTGAAGGAGGGCGGCACGGCCACGCTGAAGGTCACCGTGGCCACCACCGGCGCGGCGCCCCTCGACGACCCCGTGACGGTCACCTACGCGACCGGCGGCGGCACCGCCGAACCCGGCAAGGACTACACCCCCGCCTCCGGCACCCTCACCTTCCCGGCCGGTACCGCCTCCGGGGCCTCGCGGACCATCCGGGTCGCGACCCTCAAGGACAAGGCCGCCGAGCCCGCCGAGACCGTCCCGGTCGCGCTCACGGTGACCGGCGCCAAGGCCCCCGCCGAGATGCCGCAGGTCGTCATCGACGCCCACGGGCTGCCGTACCTGGACACGAAGCTGCCCGTGAAGAAGCGGGTCGCGGACCTCCTCGGCCGCCTGTCCCTGGCGGAGAAGGCCGGCCAGATGACCCAGGCCGAGCGCGGCGCGGTCGGCACGGGGGACGACATCGCGGCCTACGGCCTCGGCTCACTGCTCTCCGGCGGCGGTTCGACACCCACGCCCAACACCCCCGAGGCCTGGGCGAAGATGATCGACGCCTTCCAGCTCCGGAGCCGGGCCACCCGCTTCCAGATCCCGCTTATCTACGGCGTCGACGCGGTCCACGGCCACAACAACCTGGTCGGCGCCACGGTCATGCCGCACAACATCGGCATCGGAGCCACCCGGGACCCCGCACTCGCCGAGAAGGCCGGGGCGGTGACGGCCGCCGAGGTCCGGGCCACCGGCATCCCCTGGGACTTCGCGCCCTGCCTGTGCGTGAGCCGCGACGAACGCTGGGGCCGCTCCTACGAGTCCTTCGGCGAGGACCCGGCGCTGGTCGAGTCCATGGAGACCGTCATCCAGGGCCTGCAGGGCCGGGCGGACGGCAGGGACCTGAGCCGTGACGACAAGGTCCTCGCCACCGCCAAGCACTTCGTCGGTGACGGCGGTACCGCGTACGGCTCCTCGACCACGGGCTCCTACAAGACCGACCAGGGCGTCACCAAGGTCACCCGCCAGGAGCTGGAGGCCGTCCACCTGGCACCGTTCGGCACGGCCGTCGACCGGGGCGTCGGCACGGTCATGCCGTCGTACTCCTCCCTGGACGTCATCGGTGACGGGCAGGGCCCGGTGAAGATGCACGCCCGCGCCGACATGATCAACGGCGTCCTCAAGGGCCGCATGGGCTTCGACGGCTTCGTCATCAGCGACTGGAACGCCATCGACCAGCTCCCCGGCGACTACGGCTCCCACGTGCGCACGTCCGTGAACGCGGGCGTCGACATGATGATGGTCCCGTACACCTACAAGGACTTCACCAAGACCCTGACCGACGAGGTCCGGGCCGGACGGATCAGCGAGCGGCGGATCGACGACGCCGTCTCCCGCGTCCTCACCCAGAAGTTCAGGCTGGGCCTCTTCGAGCACCCGTACGCCGACACCAGTGGCGCCGCCGCGATCGGCTCCCCGGCGCACCGGGCCGTGGCCCGCCGCGCCGCCGCCGAGTCGCAGGTGCTGCTGAAGAACTCCGGCGGGCTGCTGCCGCTGAAGAAGAGCCAGAAGGTGTACGTCGCCGGGTCCAACGCCGACGACATCGGCAACCAGAGCGGCGGCTGGACCGTCACCTGGCAGGGCTCCTCCGGGAACATCGTCCCCGGCACCACCGTCCTGCAGGGCATGCGCGAGGCGGGCGGGAACGTCACGTACTCCAAGGACGCCTCCGCCCCGACGAACGGCTACGACGTGGGTGTGGTCGTCGTCGGCGAGACCCCGTACGCCGAGGGTGTCGGCGACGTCGGCAACGGCCCCGCCCACACTCTGACGCTCTCGGCCGCCGACCAGGCCGCCGTCGACAAGGTGTGCGCGGCCATGAAGTGCGCGGTGCTGACCGTCTCCGGGCGCCCCCAGCTGATCGGCGACCGGCTCGGCGACGTCGACGCGCTGGTGGCCTCCTGGCTCCCCGGCACCGAGGGCGAGGGCGTCGCCGACGTCCTGTACGGCAAGCGGCCCTTCACCGGGCAGCTCCCCGTCACCTGGCCCCGGTCCGAGGCCCAGCTGCCGATCAACGTGGGCGACGCGTCGTACGACCCGCAGTTCCCGTACGGCTGGGGCCTGACCACGCTCACCCACGTGCCGGACGGCGGCGCGGCCACGCTGCGCGCGCTCGGCAAGGCCGCCGCGGTGGCCGAGCGGGCCGGCGCCGACCGGACCGGGCGGGAGCTGGTCACCAAGGCGCGGCTGATCGTTCAGCGCAAGGCCGGGCAGCGGATCACCGAGGCGCTGGCGGGGCCCTTCGCCGACGCCGACAACGCGCTGCTGACCGGCCGGTACGGAGAGGCGGTGCGGAAGCTGACGGAGGCGTACCGGGCGGCCTGA
- a CDS encoding YceI family protein, whose translation MGIFGRKESAPQTSAVPGADLSALTGDYILDPAHTTIGFVARHAMVTNVKGGFTDFTGTLHLDGSDPAKSTATLDVQMDSIDTGNADRDGHLKSADFFKTDEFPVMTFRSTKAEHLGGDDYRITGDLSILGVTKPISIDLEFNGAAKDPFGNERVGFEGKSEILRSEWGLTWNAALETGGVLVSDKIKLNFDISAIKQA comes from the coding sequence ATGGGTATCTTCGGCCGCAAGGAAAGCGCCCCTCAGACCTCCGCCGTGCCCGGCGCGGACCTCTCCGCGCTGACCGGCGACTACATCCTCGACCCCGCGCACACCACGATCGGCTTCGTGGCCCGCCACGCCATGGTCACCAACGTCAAGGGCGGCTTCACGGACTTCACCGGCACGCTGCACCTCGACGGCTCCGACCCCGCCAAGTCCACCGCCACCCTCGACGTCCAGATGGACAGCATCGACACCGGCAACGCCGACCGTGACGGCCACCTGAAGTCCGCGGACTTCTTCAAGACCGACGAGTTCCCGGTCATGACCTTCCGCTCCACCAAGGCGGAGCACCTGGGCGGCGACGACTACCGCATCACCGGCGACCTCTCCATCCTCGGCGTGACCAAGCCGATCTCCATCGACCTGGAGTTCAACGGCGCGGCGAAGGACCCGTTCGGCAACGAGCGCGTCGGTTTCGAGGGCAAGAGCGAGATCCTGCGCTCCGAGTGGGGCCTGACCTGGAACGCGGCCCTGGAGACCGGTGGCGTCCTCGTCTCCGACAAGATCAAGCTGAACTTCGACATCTCGGCCATCAAGCAGGCATGA
- a CDS encoding polysaccharide lyase 8 family protein, whose product MSPTGSTRRALLLATALTAALGPPAQAAPAGAAGRGVPADPGDAYDTLRRRWLGIALGAGYDPTAEPYASRLARLGALARDFRATMDPAAASLWPGHPFDPPAGITFSYNRLWTMAQAHVQPGTGSTGDDGLLADVLRGLDHLSATVYHPAAVPYGNWWEWQIGSPRLLMDITAALYDRLGDARVAAACAAVDHFIPDAMLTDYSGTSTGANRVDLCRSVVLRGILGRAGDRVALARDALSPVFPHVTRGDGLYADGSFVQHTWVAYSGTYGQVLLDGLGRLFALLAGSPWEVTDPARRNVLDSVEGAYAPLIHDGLVMDCVNGRAISRGYLLSDDLHIMRGDHYHGQALIAAIALLADGASEAERERWHGMVKGWAERDTVTPLLTADQFGVAELARLRAIADSAVPARPEPLGHRLFPAMDRAVHRGPRFTASLSLASDRIAHYECGNGENPRGWHTGSGMLSWWPKGRGGRSGGSGSSGGSGGSGGSGGSGGSGGAGGSGRSGRTDQYTDWYWPTVDWYRLPGTTVSTKRLADRAGGEWGAPKPDVRWVGGTTDGTYAVVGQDLKGLDSTLRARKSWFFLDDAVVCLGAGITCADGVPVETVVDNRNLGENGTQAFTRGPRWAHLEGHGGWLLPHGGDLRTLREDRTGSWSDINTTSTTERRTRRWQTLWLDHGTDPADAAYLYVLLPGASRAEVAARAADRHWLTVLANDARGQAVTVPALGLTAAVFWRNGTVGDLTASAGASVLVRRRGRTATLCVSEPPRTGAPLEIVWDRPVRSVRRADDTVEVRSAGSRLRLLVTPGMACATHECEVTLR is encoded by the coding sequence ATGAGCCCGACCGGATCGACCCGCCGCGCACTGCTGCTGGCCACCGCCCTCACGGCTGCCCTGGGCCCCCCGGCCCAGGCGGCCCCCGCCGGCGCCGCCGGCCGCGGGGTTCCCGCGGACCCGGGCGACGCGTACGACACTCTGCGCCGACGCTGGCTCGGCATCGCCCTCGGCGCGGGGTACGACCCGACCGCCGAGCCGTACGCCTCCCGCCTCGCCCGACTGGGCGCGCTGGCCCGCGACTTCCGCGCCACCATGGACCCCGCCGCGGCCTCCCTCTGGCCCGGCCACCCCTTCGACCCGCCCGCCGGCATCACCTTCAGCTACAACCGCCTGTGGACCATGGCCCAGGCCCACGTCCAGCCCGGCACCGGCTCGACCGGCGACGACGGCCTCCTCGCCGACGTGCTCCGCGGCCTCGACCATCTCTCCGCCACCGTCTACCACCCCGCCGCCGTCCCCTACGGCAACTGGTGGGAGTGGCAGATCGGCAGCCCCCGGCTGCTCATGGACATCACGGCCGCGCTGTACGACCGCCTCGGCGACGCGCGCGTCGCGGCCGCCTGCGCCGCCGTCGACCACTTCATCCCCGACGCGATGCTCACCGACTACTCCGGCACCTCCACCGGCGCCAACCGCGTCGACCTGTGCCGCTCGGTCGTCCTGCGCGGCATCCTCGGCCGCGCCGGCGACCGCGTCGCGCTCGCCCGGGACGCCCTCTCGCCGGTCTTCCCGCACGTCACCCGGGGCGACGGCCTCTACGCCGACGGATCCTTCGTCCAGCACACCTGGGTCGCCTACTCGGGCACCTACGGCCAGGTCCTCCTCGACGGCCTGGGGCGGCTGTTCGCCCTGCTCGCCGGATCACCGTGGGAGGTCACCGATCCCGCCCGGCGAAACGTCCTCGACAGCGTCGAAGGCGCCTACGCCCCCCTGATCCACGACGGGTTGGTGATGGACTGCGTCAACGGCCGCGCCATCAGCCGGGGTTACCTGCTCTCCGACGACCTGCACATCATGCGCGGCGACCACTACCACGGGCAGGCGCTGATCGCCGCGATCGCCCTGCTCGCGGACGGCGCGAGCGAGGCCGAGCGGGAGCGGTGGCACGGCATGGTGAAGGGCTGGGCCGAACGCGACACCGTCACGCCGCTGCTGACGGCCGATCAGTTCGGCGTCGCCGAGCTGGCCCGGCTGCGGGCCATCGCCGACTCGGCCGTACCCGCGCGCCCCGAACCCCTCGGGCACCGCCTCTTCCCTGCCATGGACCGCGCCGTCCACCGCGGACCCCGTTTCACCGCGTCCCTCTCCCTGGCCAGCGACCGCATCGCCCACTACGAGTGCGGCAACGGCGAGAACCCGCGCGGCTGGCACACCGGCTCCGGCATGCTCTCCTGGTGGCCGAAAGGGCGCGGCGGCCGGTCCGGCGGGTCCGGCAGTTCCGGTGGGTCGGGAGGCTCAGGCGGGTCGGGAGGCTCAGGCGGGTCAGGCGGGGCAGGCGGGTCCGGCCGGTCCGGCCGGACCGATCAGTACACGGACTGGTACTGGCCCACCGTCGACTGGTACCGGCTGCCCGGCACCACCGTCTCGACCAAACGCCTCGCCGACCGGGCCGGCGGCGAATGGGGCGCCCCCAAACCCGACGTCCGCTGGGTCGGGGGCACCACCGACGGCACGTACGCGGTCGTCGGCCAGGACCTGAAGGGCCTCGATTCCACGCTCCGGGCCCGCAAGTCCTGGTTCTTCCTCGACGACGCCGTCGTCTGCCTCGGCGCCGGGATCACCTGCGCGGACGGCGTCCCCGTGGAGACGGTCGTGGACAACCGCAATCTGGGCGAGAACGGCACCCAGGCGTTCACGCGCGGCCCCCGCTGGGCCCACCTGGAGGGCCACGGCGGCTGGCTCCTGCCCCACGGCGGCGATCTGCGCACGCTGCGCGAGGACCGCACCGGTTCCTGGTCCGACATCAACACCACCAGCACCACCGAGCGCCGCACCCGCCGCTGGCAGACCCTGTGGCTCGACCACGGCACCGACCCGGCCGACGCCGCCTACCTCTACGTCCTGCTTCCCGGCGCCTCGCGCGCCGAGGTCGCCGCACGCGCCGCCGACCGCCACTGGCTGACCGTCCTCGCCAACGACGCCCGCGGGCAGGCCGTCACCGTGCCCGCCCTGGGTCTGACGGCCGCCGTCTTCTGGCGGAACGGTACGGTGGGGGACCTCACGGCATCGGCCGGCGCGAGCGTGCTCGTCCGGCGCAGGGGCCGGACCGCCACCCTGTGCGTCAGCGAGCCGCCCCGCACGGGCGCGCCGCTGGAGATCGTCTGGGACCGTCCGGTGCGCTCGGTCCGCCGGGCCGACGACACCGTGGAGGTCCGGTCGGCGGGCAGCCGTCTGAGGCTCCTTGTCACTCCGGGGATGGCATGTGCCACCCACGAATGTGAGGTCACTCTCAGGTGA